The DNA region CTGAAATGCAagtttgggatgaaaggtgctctaTCGCATGCTCTAACTATTTATTTACATAGGCAAATATCATTTGTCTTGCTCCTTTCCACAGCTAGCGAGCTCAGGAACATGATTCTCTGGACACTGGTTTTTGCTGTTTAAATGCTGATATAACAATTAAAGTAACTATTTGAAGGACCCCAGCAAACTCATTTTTTAGAGTTCCTGGCAGGGGACATTCTCCAGGGAGACAAGATGAATATCAAAGCAGTCAAAGTTCTGTGTCTGCTGGGGGTCTTTTTCCTCATGCTGCTCGGGTCCCTCCTGCCTGTCAAGATAATAGAAGCAGATTATGAGAAAGCTCATCGCTCCAGAAAGGTCATTGCCCTCTGCAATTCCTTCGGAGGAGGGGTCTTCCTGGCCACCTGCTTCAACGCCTTGCTCCCCGCCGTACGAGAAAAGGTAGCTGTGGGCAAACtcgttggggttttgttttgcagCTGTAATGACTCCAGATAGTCCCTTCTGTTCTGACGCGGGGATTTGGGAGTGTCCTCTGCTTTGAGATGATATTGCTTTGAAGATGTTGTCCGATATGATAACAGTGCCACAGGCCAGGGCTTCCCAGCATGTTCAGGAAGCTACCACTTTATCAGACCAAACCCTCTGCTCTGCAAGCTGGTGCCACATAGGGGCTTCTCCTAATCCCAGTGCTACAAGGGCACAAGCCTGGGCTGCCCTTAACCCCAGACTCATCATTGTGAGACTAGGCAGTGCCAGCTTCATTGCATATTAAAGTGTACACCATTAAACAGAAGCCATGGGAACCCCAGGAAGAGGCTGATCCTTAAAGCAAGGTGGAGGATCCTAGAGACCCAGTAACACAAGCCTGATGTACCCTGGCGGATGCCCATGGTTGGGTACCTGCTGTGGTTCCAGTCTTTACATTGAAAACGTTTAAAGCTTAGGGAGAAGTCCCCCATATTATTTTGAATGGTGAATGATGCAGCCAGTTTCACTGCAgattcctttccctttgttccaGCTTCAAGAAGTTCTCAAGCTTGGGAAGGTGACCGCAGACTACCCCCTGGCCGAGACCATCATGCTGGTGGGCTTCTTTATGACTGTCTTTGTGGAGCAGCTCATCCTGACCTTTCGGAAGGAGAAGCCTTCCTTCATCGACCTGGAGACCTTCAACGCTGGCTCAGATGTCGGGAGTGACTCAGAATATGAGAGCCCCTTCATAGCATCTTCCAGAGGGCGCACACTTTACCATGAGCATGGCCACCACTCCCACAGCCATGGGTTGAACGTCCAG from Eretmochelys imbricata isolate rEreImb1 chromosome 25, rEreImb1.hap1, whole genome shotgun sequence includes:
- the SLC39A3 gene encoding zinc transporter ZIP3, which codes for MNIKAVKVLCLLGVFFLMLLGSLLPVKIIEADYEKAHRSRKVIALCNSFGGGVFLATCFNALLPAVREKLQEVLKLGKVTADYPLAETIMLVGFFMTVFVEQLILTFRKEKPSFIDLETFNAGSDVGSDSEYESPFIASSRGRTLYHEHGHHSHSHGLNVQELSQSSPLRLFSLVFALSAHSIFEGLALGLQEEGNKVMSLFLGVAIHETLVAVALGISMAKISLTLKDAAKLALTVSLMIPLGIGIGMGIESAQNLASSVASVLLQGIAAGTFLFVTFFEILAKELEDKNDRLLKVLFLVLGYTTLALLVFFKW